In Caballeronia insecticola, one DNA window encodes the following:
- a CDS encoding MFS transporter yields MSRSPAVNVQTFINEHPFSPFQWLIFAMCFVIVLLDGFDTAAIGFIAPSLVAEWKISRPALAPVLSAALFGLAAGALLSGPLSDKLGRRAMLLSSVLLFGVACLASSFSADLTQLTALRFVTGLGLGAAMPNAVTMMSEFCPDRRRATLINLMFCGFPLGAAFGGFLAAWMIPHFGWRSVLLLGGIAPLVLSVLLIATMPESVRYMVAKARPVEKIRATLARISSEAMQAGSFFMTEAAPTVAGQSGMSVVLSRSYIVGSVMLWIAYFMGLVIFYASINWMPILLKESGLAPQTATLISALFPLGGVGAVLCGVLMDKFNANRIIAVCYALTAVSVYLIGQAVGNVGLLVLVVFLAGVLMNTAQSSMPALAAAFYPTQGRGTGVAWMLGIGRFGGIAGSFLVAELTRLHFSFGGIFATVAVAGLVSAVALLIKQAAHPQTAMTKDLKAAGPVGH; encoded by the coding sequence GTGAGTAGAAGTCCTGCCGTGAACGTACAGACGTTCATCAACGAGCATCCGTTCTCGCCGTTTCAGTGGCTCATCTTCGCGATGTGCTTCGTCATCGTGTTGCTGGACGGATTCGATACCGCCGCGATCGGCTTCATTGCGCCGTCGCTCGTCGCCGAATGGAAGATCAGCCGGCCGGCGCTCGCGCCTGTTCTGAGCGCCGCGCTGTTCGGTCTGGCCGCGGGCGCGCTGCTGTCCGGGCCGCTGTCGGACAAGCTCGGCCGCCGCGCAATGTTGCTGTCGTCCGTGCTGCTGTTCGGCGTCGCGTGTCTCGCGTCGTCGTTCTCGGCGGACCTCACGCAATTGACGGCGCTGCGCTTCGTCACCGGTCTGGGCCTCGGCGCTGCCATGCCGAACGCCGTCACGATGATGAGCGAATTCTGCCCCGACCGCCGCCGCGCGACGCTGATCAACCTGATGTTCTGCGGCTTTCCGCTGGGCGCGGCGTTCGGCGGTTTTCTCGCCGCGTGGATGATCCCGCATTTCGGCTGGCGCAGCGTGCTGCTGCTCGGCGGCATCGCGCCGCTGGTGCTGTCGGTGCTGCTCATCGCGACGATGCCGGAATCCGTGCGCTATATGGTGGCGAAGGCCAGGCCGGTCGAGAAGATTCGCGCGACGCTCGCGCGCATTTCGTCAGAGGCGATGCAGGCCGGTTCGTTCTTCATGACCGAGGCAGCGCCCACGGTTGCCGGACAAAGCGGAATGAGCGTGGTGCTGTCGCGCTCGTATATCGTCGGGTCGGTGATGTTGTGGATCGCGTATTTCATGGGCCTCGTGATCTTCTACGCATCGATCAACTGGATGCCGATTCTGCTCAAGGAGTCGGGCCTCGCGCCGCAAACCGCGACGCTGATCTCCGCGTTGTTCCCGCTGGGCGGCGTCGGCGCGGTGCTGTGCGGCGTGCTGATGGACAAGTTCAACGCGAACCGCATCATCGCCGTGTGTTATGCGTTGACGGCCGTGAGCGTCTATCTGATCGGCCAGGCGGTGGGCAACGTGGGCCTGCTCGTGCTCGTCGTGTTCCTGGCGGGCGTGCTGATGAACACCGCGCAATCGTCGATGCCCGCGCTCGCCGCCGCGTTCTATCCGACGCAAGGGCGCGGCACCGGCGTCGCGTGGATGCTCGGCATCGGACGCTTCGGCGGCATCGCGGGTTCGTTTCTCGTCGCCGAACTGACGCGTCTGCACTTCAGCTTCGGCGGCATCTTCGCGACCGTTGCCGTGGCGGGTCTGGTTTCGGCCGTCGCGCTTTTGATCAAGCAGGCCGCGCATCCGCAAACGGCCATGACGAAGGATCTCAAGGCGGCGGGTCCGGTCGGGCATTGA